One window of Thalassovita mediterranea genomic DNA carries:
- a CDS encoding ferredoxin family protein, translating into MTYIVVDACIRCKYMDCVEVCPVDCFYEGENMLVIHPDECIDCGVCEPECPVEAIKPDTEDDPDSKWLKLNTEYAKVWPNITRMKEPPEDREKFAQETDKLEKYFSPKPGEGD; encoded by the coding sequence ATGACATATATCGTCGTCGATGCCTGCATTCGCTGCAAGTATATGGACTGTGTTGAGGTCTGCCCCGTCGATTGCTTCTATGAAGGCGAGAACATGCTCGTCATTCACCCTGACGAGTGCATCGATTGCGGCGTCTGTGAGCCGGAATGTCCTGTCGAGGCCATCAAGCCGGACACAGAGGATGATCCGGATTCCAAATGGCTGAAACTGAATACCGAATACGCAAAGGTCTGGCCTAATATCACGCGCATGAAAGAACCTCCCGAAGACCGGGAAAAGTTCGCGCAGGAAACAGACAAGCTTGAAAAGTACTTCAGCCCGAAGCCAGGCGAAGGCG
- a CDS encoding TerB family tellurite resistance protein, producing MLDALKNLFSKRAPAQPREIDPEVATAALLVEVALVDGVYANLESDQIAEILLDSLGLDAERVDEVMEQGEDLAENSVGSHQFTKHVKKLPLLKRVKIIEGLYLVSLADGAACKFEGAFIRHVASLLHVDDVRRNQARRRAETRHL from the coding sequence ATGCTTGATGCGCTGAAGAACTTGTTTTCAAAGCGGGCCCCTGCCCAGCCGCGTGAGATCGACCCCGAGGTCGCCACGGCTGCCCTGCTCGTCGAAGTCGCGCTGGTCGATGGTGTCTATGCCAATCTTGAAAGCGACCAGATCGCAGAAATTCTGCTCGACAGCCTCGGCCTGGATGCTGAACGCGTCGATGAAGTCATGGAGCAAGGTGAGGATCTCGCCGAAAACTCTGTTGGCTCACACCAGTTCACCAAGCATGTGAAGAAGCTGCCGCTTCTCAAGCGCGTGAAGATAATTGAGGGGCTTTACCTCGTCTCACTCGCCGATGGCGCGGCCTGCAAGTTCGAGGGCGCTTTCATCCGGCATGTCGCCAGCCTGCTTCATGTCGATGATGTTCGCCGCAATCAGGCGCGCCGCCGGGCTGAGACGCGTCACCTCTGA
- a CDS encoding RNA-binding S4 domain-containing protein: MSEELRLDIWLWRARFFKTRALATAHVTGKGVRLSRNGQLRKVTKPGFRILPGDIVSFPRGGQIVSVRVLDHGERRGPASEARELYEDLAINDQERHDA, encoded by the coding sequence ATAAGCGAAGAACTGCGCCTTGATATCTGGCTCTGGCGGGCACGTTTCTTCAAGACGCGTGCGCTCGCCACAGCCCATGTCACCGGCAAGGGCGTACGCCTCTCCCGGAACGGACAGTTGCGCAAAGTGACCAAACCCGGCTTTCGTATCCTGCCGGGAGATATTGTAAGTTTTCCCAGAGGTGGCCAAATAGTCAGCGTCCGGGTGCTTGATCATGGAGAGCGCCGCGGACCGGCCAGCGAGGCGCGCGAGCTCTATGAGGATCTCGCCATAAACGATCAGGAGCGCCACGATGCTTGA